One stretch of Pradoshia sp. D12 DNA includes these proteins:
- the def gene encoding peptide deformylase, with protein MAVLPIVKHPDKILETPCKKVEVFDRKLAKLLDDMYDTMIDADGVGLAAPQIGKNIRVAIVDVDDESGTFELINPTILSTKGKDRDVEGCLSFPNLYGEVERPAYVKIQAQDRQGRTYILEAEDYLARAIQHEMDHLEGILFTSKVVRYISEEELEGYEVE; from the coding sequence GTGGCAGTATTACCTATAGTAAAACATCCGGATAAAATTCTTGAAACTCCCTGTAAAAAGGTTGAAGTTTTTGATCGTAAATTAGCGAAGTTACTTGATGATATGTACGACACAATGATAGACGCGGATGGCGTGGGATTGGCTGCGCCGCAAATCGGCAAAAATATTAGAGTAGCGATTGTTGATGTAGATGATGAGTCTGGAACATTTGAATTAATTAATCCGACAATTCTTTCCACGAAGGGTAAGGATCGTGATGTGGAGGGCTGTTTAAGTTTTCCCAATCTGTATGGAGAGGTTGAACGACCTGCATATGTTAAGATACAAGCACAGGATCGTCAGGGACGAACGTATATTTTAGAAGCTGAGGATTACTTGGCCAGAGCTATTCAACATGAAATGGATCATTTGGAAGGAATCTTATTTACTTCAAAAGTTGTGCGTTATATAAGTGAAGAAGAGTTAGAAGGGTATGAAGTAGAATGA
- the fmt gene encoding methionyl-tRNA formyltransferase, with translation MTRIIFMGTPDFSVGVLERLINDGYEIVGVVTQPDRPVGRKRILTPPPVKVTAEKHGIPVLQPEKIRVDSEVDKVLALNPDLIVTAAFGQILPNRLLEAPKYGCINVHASLLPELRGGAPIHYAIMQGKEKTGVTIMYMVEKLDAGDMLSKVEVPIEETDHTGSLHDKLSKAGAQLVSETIPKLLNGEITPIKQNEEDATFAFNIKREQELIDWAQGGEEVYNHIRGLHPWPVAYTLLNGTVLKVWWGEKVKTAKQGSAGEVLDIEKDGFVVKTGNDTAIKITDLQLAGKKRMTAEQMLRGTAIISTGMKLGE, from the coding sequence ATGACTAGAATAATATTTATGGGAACACCTGATTTTTCTGTCGGTGTATTAGAACGTTTAATAAATGATGGATATGAAATCGTTGGTGTCGTAACCCAGCCTGACCGTCCGGTTGGACGGAAACGCATTTTGACACCACCTCCTGTAAAGGTGACAGCCGAGAAACATGGTATTCCAGTTCTCCAGCCAGAAAAAATTCGTGTGGATTCAGAAGTTGACAAGGTACTTGCTTTAAATCCAGACTTAATTGTTACCGCGGCATTTGGACAAATCCTGCCGAATCGTTTATTAGAGGCTCCAAAGTATGGTTGTATAAACGTTCATGCCTCCTTACTGCCTGAATTACGTGGTGGTGCACCTATTCACTATGCAATCATGCAAGGGAAAGAAAAAACAGGTGTAACCATTATGTACATGGTAGAAAAGCTGGATGCAGGTGACATGCTGTCAAAAGTAGAAGTTCCAATTGAGGAAACTGACCATACAGGCAGTTTACATGATAAATTGAGTAAAGCTGGTGCACAACTGGTTTCTGAGACCATTCCAAAATTATTGAATGGAGAAATCACTCCAATTAAACAAAATGAGGAAGATGCTACCTTCGCTTTCAATATTAAAAGAGAACAGGAATTAATCGATTGGGCACAAGGCGGAGAAGAGGTTTATAACCATATCCGCGGTTTACATCCATGGCCTGTAGCCTATACTTTGTTAAATGGAACAGTTTTAAAGGTTTGGTGGGGCGAAAAAGTGAAGACCGCCAAGCAAGGTAGTGCCGGTGAAGTGCTTGATATCGAAAAAGATGGTTTCGTTGTGAAGACAGGAAATGATACAGCAATCAAAATTACTGATTTACAACTAGCTGGTAAAAAGAGAATGACTGCTGAACAGATGCTCCGAGGTACTGCAATCATATCAACAGGAATGAAATTGGGAGAATAA
- the rsmB gene encoding 16S rRNA (cytosine(967)-C(5))-methyltransferase RsmB: MPQKKNVREVALDILVSVEKSQAYSNLSLNHAIKENELSPQDVGLLTELTYGTIQRKMTLEYYVKPFIKNPKKLQSWVLLLIEMTVFQMFYLDRVPDRAAIHEAVEIAKKRGHRGIASLVNGVLRSIQRDGVPSLDDIKDPLEKISVSTSHPLWLVRKWAEEFGVAKTKEMCEENLHAPVQTGRVNLTKISREELMEKLKSEGYMVEPSLLIEEGIRCLKGNMALSASFKEGLFSIQDESSMLVAYALAPKENDTILDSCAAPGGKTMHMAEKMNDTGQIYALDLHAHKTKLIDMQAKRLGLSNIVTKQMDARKTQEFFETEMFDKVLVDAPCSGLGVLKRKPDAKYTKSENDLSALAKIQFDILHQVSQLVKKGGTIVYSTCTVGNDENNDVIDAFIQAHPEFEKDLTLKERMPEPVRPYIMDNSLQVLPQYFGSDGFFIASIRKKA; encoded by the coding sequence ATGCCACAAAAAAAGAATGTAAGAGAAGTTGCGCTTGATATTCTGGTGTCTGTCGAAAAAAGCCAGGCATACAGTAATCTATCATTAAACCATGCCATAAAAGAAAATGAACTCTCCCCACAGGATGTAGGGTTGTTGACCGAGCTGACGTATGGAACGATACAACGGAAAATGACATTGGAATACTATGTTAAACCGTTTATCAAAAACCCTAAAAAGCTTCAATCCTGGGTGTTATTGCTCATTGAAATGACAGTTTTTCAAATGTTTTATCTTGATCGGGTTCCTGATCGGGCTGCTATCCATGAAGCAGTGGAAATTGCAAAAAAACGCGGCCATCGCGGAATTGCCTCATTGGTTAATGGTGTACTGAGGTCTATCCAACGTGATGGAGTTCCATCATTGGATGACATAAAAGATCCCCTGGAAAAAATCTCAGTCTCAACAAGCCATCCATTATGGCTTGTAAGAAAGTGGGCAGAGGAATTTGGAGTGGCTAAAACCAAGGAAATGTGTGAGGAGAACTTGCACGCTCCTGTTCAAACCGGCAGAGTAAACCTGACGAAAATCAGCAGGGAAGAATTGATGGAAAAGCTGAAAAGCGAAGGATACATGGTTGAACCAAGTCTTTTAATAGAAGAAGGAATTCGCTGCCTCAAAGGTAATATGGCTTTGTCAGCAAGCTTTAAAGAAGGGCTTTTTAGTATTCAGGATGAGAGCTCCATGCTTGTGGCTTATGCTTTAGCACCGAAAGAAAATGATACGATTCTTGATAGCTGTGCGGCTCCAGGCGGGAAAACCATGCATATGGCAGAAAAGATGAACGATACCGGGCAAATTTACGCACTTGACCTTCATGCACATAAAACTAAATTAATTGATATGCAGGCAAAACGTCTTGGTTTATCGAATATTGTAACCAAACAAATGGATGCCAGAAAAACTCAAGAATTTTTTGAAACAGAGATGTTTGATAAAGTCCTTGTGGATGCTCCTTGTTCAGGACTAGGAGTGTTAAAGCGTAAACCGGATGCCAAGTATACAAAAAGCGAGAACGATTTGAGCGCGCTTGCGAAAATTCAATTTGATATTTTACATCAAGTATCCCAATTGGTAAAAAAAGGCGGTACAATAGTTTATAGTACTTGTACTGTTGGCAATGATGAAAATAATGATGTGATTGATGCGTTTATACAGGCGCATCCTGAGTTTGAAAAGGATCTTACCCTAAAGGAAAGAATGCCGGAACCGGTAAGACCTTATATAATGGATAATAGTTTGCAAGTACTACCTCAATATTTTGGAAGCGACGGATTTTTTATTGCTTCTATTCGAAAGAAGGCATAA
- the rlmN gene encoding 23S rRNA (adenine(2503)-C(2))-methyltransferase RlmN, which yields MEQTTAKEVKKQEQLPSIYSLQLDQLKEWLEENGEKAFRATQIFEWLYEKRVSTYEDMTNLSKNLRTKLEESFTLTTLNTLIKQTSKDGTIKFLFELKDGYSIETVLMRHDYGNSVCVTTQVGCRIGCTFCASTLGGLKRNLEAGEIVAQVVKVQQALDETNERVSSVVIMGIGEPFDNYDNMMGFLRIINHDKGLNIGARHITVSTSGIIPKIYKFADEKLQINFAISLHAPNTELRSKLMPINRAYKLPQLMEAVKYYVDKTGRRITFEYGLFGGENDQVEHALELAALIKDIKCHVNLIPVNYVPERDYVRTPREQIDLFEKTLKDQGINVTTRREQGHDIDAACGQLRAKERKEETR from the coding sequence ATGGAACAAACAACAGCTAAGGAAGTAAAGAAACAGGAGCAACTCCCATCTATATATTCCTTACAATTAGATCAACTGAAAGAATGGCTTGAAGAAAACGGAGAAAAAGCATTCCGGGCAACACAAATTTTTGAATGGTTATATGAAAAAAGGGTTTCTACTTATGAAGATATGACGAACCTTTCCAAAAATTTACGTACAAAATTGGAAGAATCATTTACATTAACCACTTTAAATACACTAATCAAGCAAACATCAAAAGACGGCACGATTAAATTCTTATTTGAATTGAAGGATGGTTATTCAATCGAGACCGTATTAATGCGCCATGATTATGGAAACTCAGTCTGTGTAACCACACAGGTTGGCTGCAGAATAGGCTGTACATTCTGTGCATCCACTCTGGGCGGGTTAAAGCGAAATCTTGAAGCAGGTGAAATTGTTGCACAGGTTGTAAAAGTGCAGCAGGCCCTTGATGAAACTAATGAGCGTGTTAGTTCCGTAGTAATCATGGGTATCGGGGAACCATTCGATAACTATGATAATATGATGGGATTCTTACGAATCATTAACCATGATAAAGGGTTAAATATCGGAGCGCGTCATATAACGGTTTCAACTAGCGGAATCATTCCTAAAATATATAAATTTGCAGATGAAAAATTACAAATTAATTTTGCGATTTCCCTGCATGCGCCAAACACTGAGCTTCGCAGTAAGCTTATGCCTATTAACAGAGCCTACAAGCTTCCGCAGTTAATGGAAGCTGTTAAGTATTATGTTGATAAAACGGGCAGAAGGATTACATTTGAATATGGTCTCTTTGGTGGTGAAAATGACCAAGTAGAGCATGCGCTTGAACTTGCGGCACTTATCAAGGATATAAAATGCCATGTGAATTTAATACCGGTCAACTATGTTCCAGAACGGGATTATGTCCGGACACCAAGAGAGCAAATCGATCTGTTTGAAAAAACATTGAAGGATCAAGGCATTAATGTTACTACGAGAAGAGAGCAAGGGCATGATATTGATGCGGCTTGCGGACAACTAAGAGCAAAAGAGAGGAAAGAAGAGACGAGGTGA
- a CDS encoding Stp1/IreP family PP2C-type Ser/Thr phosphatase, which yields MKAVFRTDRGKVRIHNEDQGGIFYKENSQMVFAVIADGMGGHKAGDVASEMAVSKLKEAWETELQSDSPSSIELFLEEQVKRVNHEIFEHSMAHEECEGMGTTIVGVVCTDKSATIVNVGDSRCYLLNDSGFKQVTEDHSLVNELVRSGQISKEDAAHHPRKNVILRALGTENSVDVDIKTISFEEGDRLLLCSDGLSDKLSETEIETIITGNDSLDHIADTFIQKANENGGEDNITLVILLHSFESERG from the coding sequence ATGAAGGCAGTTTTTAGGACAGACCGGGGCAAGGTGAGAATCCATAATGAGGATCAGGGCGGTATATTTTACAAGGAAAATTCTCAAATGGTTTTTGCTGTCATTGCCGATGGAATGGGTGGTCACAAAGCTGGTGATGTAGCAAGTGAAATGGCTGTTTCCAAACTAAAAGAAGCATGGGAAACCGAGTTGCAGTCTGATTCACCAAGTTCAATCGAATTGTTTTTGGAGGAGCAGGTTAAAAGGGTTAACCATGAAATTTTTGAGCACTCCATGGCACACGAGGAATGTGAAGGAATGGGGACAACAATAGTTGGCGTAGTTTGTACAGACAAATCAGCCACCATTGTGAATGTTGGAGATTCGAGATGTTATCTGCTGAATGATAGTGGGTTTAAACAAGTAACTGAAGACCATTCCCTGGTTAATGAGCTTGTCCGTTCCGGTCAAATATCTAAAGAAGACGCCGCACATCATCCTAGAAAAAATGTCATCCTTCGCGCTCTTGGAACAGAAAATAGTGTGGATGTAGATATTAAAACAATCAGTTTTGAGGAAGGGGACCGTCTGTTATTATGCTCAGACGGCCTCTCTGATAAACTATCTGAAACTGAAATAGAAACCATTATTACAGGCAATGATTCTTTAGACCATATTGCAGATACATTTATTCAAAAAGCTAATGAAAACGGAGGAGAAGATAATATAACTCTAGTAATCCTTCTGCACAGCTTTGAAAGTGAAAGAGGGTGA
- the pknB gene encoding Stk1 family PASTA domain-containing Ser/Thr kinase, whose product MLTGKRISDRYKILRMIGGGGMANVYLARDMILDRDVALKILRMDFSNDEEFIRRFHREAQSATSLTHPNIVSIYDVGEEGDIYYIVMEFVDGMTLKQYIQAYSPIPVEKALDIMKQITSAVTHAHQNHIVHRDIKPHNVLIDHDGNVKITDFGIAMALSATSITQTNSVLGSVHYLSPEQARGGMANKKSDIYSLGIVMFELLTGRLPFSGESAVSIALKHLQSETPSPRRWNPAIPQSVENIILKATAKDSFHRYSSVEEMEQDIETALNPDRLNESKFIIPSDDDATKAIPIITNDEMFGNHDETKILTLDEDTVMMEPAEQSSGKKGLLKNKKQKQKQKKDKTKKQKQQPKKKKKWPKIIGVILASLILIAVLAVLFLPGMLAAKDVKVPDVRDEQLENALSTLIEQGFEIGETVEKPDEEIAAGNVINTDPEAGDTVKEGSVINVFFSSGKEQVEVLDYEDRNYEDIKSLIEGFGFKDIEIERVNDDSEVGTVLEQDPRQGDEVIPSETILKLTLSSGPAKITLKDLTDYNQRALDDYEADTGLKITIAKEEYSSKIKEGQVISQEPAAGTAVEIGSEVKVTVSKGEEEIPPKVMSKEVTITYDEELAGVPQTVTILIEDLNNNMTEPVETFEMTSTVKKTLQFTIPHDGKAGYKIIKDNSVYDEGVISYSDS is encoded by the coding sequence ATGTTGACCGGCAAACGAATTAGCGATAGATATAAAATCCTCCGTATGATTGGCGGAGGCGGTATGGCTAATGTTTATCTGGCAAGAGATATGATTCTTGATCGTGATGTAGCATTAAAAATTCTTCGTATGGACTTTTCCAACGATGAGGAATTTATCAGGCGCTTTCATAGGGAGGCACAATCAGCCACAAGCCTGACTCACCCAAACATTGTTAGTATTTATGATGTTGGAGAAGAAGGCGATATATATTATATTGTGATGGAATTTGTCGATGGTATGACCTTAAAGCAATATATCCAAGCCTATTCGCCAATTCCGGTTGAGAAAGCCTTGGATATTATGAAACAAATTACATCAGCGGTCACACATGCCCATCAGAACCATATTGTACATAGAGACATTAAGCCGCATAATGTATTAATTGATCATGACGGCAATGTGAAAATCACTGACTTTGGGATTGCAATGGCTCTTAGTGCAACGTCCATAACTCAAACGAACTCTGTTCTTGGGTCGGTTCATTATTTGTCTCCTGAACAAGCAAGAGGCGGTATGGCGAATAAAAAGTCCGATATCTATTCTTTGGGGATAGTGATGTTTGAATTACTTACAGGCCGATTGCCTTTTTCCGGTGAGTCTGCTGTTTCGATTGCCCTGAAGCATCTGCAATCAGAGACACCGTCTCCAAGACGATGGAATCCAGCTATACCTCAAAGTGTGGAAAATATTATCCTAAAGGCAACCGCAAAGGATTCATTTCACCGATATTCGAGTGTGGAGGAAATGGAACAAGACATAGAAACGGCCTTGAATCCAGACAGATTAAATGAAAGCAAATTTATCATCCCAAGTGATGATGACGCGACAAAAGCGATTCCGATTATTACAAACGATGAAATGTTTGGAAATCATGATGAGACGAAAATCCTGACTCTGGACGAAGATACCGTGATGATGGAACCAGCGGAACAATCAAGCGGTAAAAAGGGATTGTTAAAAAACAAAAAGCAAAAACAAAAGCAAAAGAAAGATAAAACAAAAAAGCAAAAGCAACAGCCTAAGAAAAAGAAAAAATGGCCTAAAATAATTGGGGTTATTTTAGCCAGTCTAATTTTGATTGCTGTTCTGGCTGTCTTGTTTTTGCCGGGAATGCTCGCAGCAAAGGATGTTAAAGTACCTGATGTAAGGGATGAACAATTGGAAAACGCTCTGTCGACTCTAATTGAGCAAGGTTTTGAAATCGGTGAGACGGTTGAAAAGCCTGATGAAGAAATCGCCGCGGGAAATGTTATAAACACTGATCCTGAAGCAGGTGATACCGTTAAGGAAGGTTCAGTTATTAATGTATTTTTCAGCAGTGGCAAAGAGCAGGTAGAAGTTCTCGATTATGAGGATCGGAATTATGAAGATATTAAATCACTCATTGAGGGTTTCGGATTCAAAGATATTGAGATAGAGCGGGTAAATGATGATTCAGAAGTAGGGACTGTACTTGAACAGGATCCTAGGCAAGGGGATGAGGTCATCCCATCGGAAACCATTTTGAAATTAACGCTAAGCAGCGGCCCAGCCAAAATCACCCTGAAAGATTTAACGGATTACAACCAGAGAGCACTGGATGATTATGAGGCTGATACCGGGTTAAAGATTACAATCGCAAAAGAGGAGTACAGTTCGAAAATTAAAGAGGGACAAGTCATTTCCCAGGAACCGGCTGCCGGCACTGCTGTTGAGATTGGGTCGGAAGTCAAAGTAACAGTTTCAAAAGGAGAAGAAGAAATTCCTCCTAAGGTTATGAGTAAAGAGGTTACCATAACGTATGATGAAGAATTAGCCGGTGTGCCACAAACCGTGACCATCCTAATTGAGGACTTAAATAACAATATGACAGAACCTGTTGAAACGTTTGAAATGACTTCAACTGTCAAAAAAACGTTGCAATTTACTATCCCGCATGATGGAAAAGCAGGGTATAAGATTATAAAGGATAACAGTGTTTATGATGAGGGCGTTATTAGTTATTCGGATAGTTAA
- the rsgA gene encoding ribosome small subunit-dependent GTPase A gives MPEGKIIKALSGFYYVADEGQIIQCRGRGVFRKQKVTPLVGDTVIYQAENPTDGYIMEIKERQNELVRPPISNVDQAILVFSAAEPDFSTSLLDRFLVLVESKNIAPIICISKMDLLEPEDEKRIHEYADQYRAIGYDVILTSSLEEAGVSELMPFLRGKISVFAGQSGVGKSSLLNVLDPSLNLKTNIISSHLGRGKHTTRHVELIDLGDGLLADTPGFSSLEFTEIEAEELPGCFPEIRERSSECKFRGCLHVKEPKCAVKHGVEIGEIQKYRYEHYLQFLEEIKDRKPRY, from the coding sequence ATGCCTGAAGGAAAAATTATTAAAGCACTGAGCGGCTTTTATTATGTAGCGGATGAAGGTCAAATCATTCAATGCAGAGGCCGAGGTGTTTTCAGAAAACAAAAGGTAACTCCGCTTGTTGGAGATACAGTTATTTATCAAGCGGAAAATCCAACAGATGGATATATAATGGAAATTAAAGAACGCCAAAATGAATTGGTACGTCCTCCTATTTCAAATGTGGATCAAGCGATTCTCGTATTTTCCGCTGCAGAACCGGATTTCAGTACGAGTTTATTGGATCGATTTTTAGTTTTGGTTGAATCGAAGAATATTGCTCCAATTATTTGTATCAGTAAAATGGATTTACTGGAACCTGAAGATGAAAAAAGGATTCATGAATATGCCGATCAGTACAGGGCAATTGGCTATGATGTTATATTAACGTCTTCCTTGGAAGAAGCAGGAGTATCAGAGTTAATGCCTTTCTTGAGGGGGAAAATCTCAGTATTTGCAGGACAATCCGGAGTAGGCAAGTCTTCTTTGTTGAATGTGCTTGATCCTTCTCTTAATTTGAAAACTAATATCATTTCCTCCCATTTGGGCAGGGGGAAGCATACAACAAGACATGTGGAGCTTATTGACCTTGGTGATGGGTTATTAGCTGACACACCTGGTTTTAGTTCGCTTGAATTTACTGAAATTGAAGCAGAGGAGCTGCCAGGCTGTTTCCCTGAAATCAGGGAAAGAAGCTCAGAATGCAAATTTAGAGGCTGTTTGCATGTAAAAGAGCCAAAATGTGCTGTAAAGCATGGTGTTGAAATTGGGGAAATCCAGAAATATAGATACGAGCATTATTTGCAGTTTCTGGAGGAAATAAAAGATAGAAAGCCGAGGTATTAA
- the rpe gene encoding ribulose-phosphate 3-epimerase has protein sequence MVKIAPSILSADFSKLGEEIRDVERGGADWIHIDVMDGHFVPNITIGPLIVDSVRPITKLTLDVHLMIENPDQYIEAFAKAGADYITVHAEACTHLHRTIQLIKSYGVKAGVVLNPGTSPAVLEYILDDLDMVLLMSVNPGFGGQAFIPSVLDKIEQVDKMIKEKGLSIEIEIDGGVNEETAKLCIEKGATVLVAGSAIYNKDDRKKAIAAIRGE, from the coding sequence ATGGTTAAAATTGCTCCATCCATATTATCAGCTGATTTTTCGAAATTGGGAGAGGAAATACGGGATGTAGAAAGAGGGGGAGCAGATTGGATTCATATCGATGTTATGGATGGTCATTTTGTTCCTAATATAACGATTGGTCCACTTATTGTTGATTCTGTACGCCCCATCACTAAATTAACGCTTGATGTTCATCTCATGATTGAAAATCCTGACCAATATATTGAAGCATTTGCAAAGGCCGGTGCTGACTATATAACAGTTCATGCGGAAGCCTGTACACACTTGCATCGTACGATCCAATTAATTAAATCCTATGGGGTTAAGGCAGGGGTAGTATTAAATCCAGGGACGTCACCTGCCGTTTTGGAATATATTTTGGATGATCTTGATATGGTCCTCTTAATGTCGGTCAATCCTGGCTTTGGTGGACAAGCCTTTATTCCAAGTGTCCTTGATAAAATCGAGCAGGTGGATAAAATGATCAAAGAAAAGGGCTTGTCTATCGAAATTGAGATTGATGGCGGTGTAAATGAGGAAACTGCCAAGTTGTGCATTGAAAAAGGTGCAACAGTTCTTGTGGCAGGTTCGGCTATATATAATAAGGATGATAGAAAGAAAGCAATCGCTGCCATTCGTGGGGAATAA
- a CDS encoding thiamine diphosphokinase yields the protein MEINIVAGGPDIYIPDLRKLNSKEMIWVGVDRGSLQILEAGIHLHSVFGDFDSISKDELNRVREHSEHFYEYPPEKDATDLELALEWAYKQVPDRITIYGATGGRMDHTLANIMMLADEKHMKEGIPTRIVDRNNEIRLFKPGSYVLDETEFKYISFIPITEEIEGITLVNFKYPLSNVTLYRGRTLSVSNELNFKTGTFSFLKGILLVVRSRD from the coding sequence ATGGAAATAAATATCGTCGCAGGCGGTCCTGATATATATATTCCGGATTTAAGGAAGTTAAATAGCAAAGAGATGATTTGGGTTGGTGTTGATCGGGGCTCGCTACAAATTTTAGAGGCGGGTATTCATCTACATAGTGTGTTTGGTGATTTCGATTCAATCTCTAAGGATGAGCTCAACCGTGTACGAGAGCACAGTGAACACTTTTATGAGTATCCTCCTGAAAAAGATGCTACCGACCTGGAATTAGCTCTTGAATGGGCTTATAAGCAAGTGCCGGACAGAATCACGATTTATGGGGCAACGGGCGGCAGAATGGACCATACATTGGCCAATATCATGATGCTTGCAGATGAGAAGCATATGAAAGAAGGAATTCCTACAAGAATAGTGGATCGTAACAATGAGATCAGACTTTTTAAACCTGGTTCCTATGTATTGGATGAGACTGAGTTTAAATACATATCGTTTATACCAATAACAGAAGAAATAGAGGGAATCACCCTTGTAAACTTTAAATATCCATTATCAAATGTCACTCTTTACCGTGGCCGGACATTATCGGTTAGCAATGAATTAAATTTTAAAACTGGTACTTTTTCGTTTTTGAAAGGCATATTATTGGTGGTAAGAAGCAGAGATTGA
- the spoVM gene encoding stage V sporulation protein SpoVM gives MKFYTIKLPRFLGGIVKAMLGAFKKG, from the coding sequence ATGAAATTTTATACAATTAAATTGCCCCGCTTTTTGGGAGGAATCGTCAAGGCGATGTTGGGAGCTTTTAAGAAAGGATAA
- the rpmB gene encoding 50S ribosomal protein L28, whose translation MSRKCVITGRKTTSGNHRSHAMNANKRTWKANVQKVRILVNGKPKRVYVSTRALKSGKVERV comes from the coding sequence ATGTCACGCAAATGTGTTATTACCGGCAGAAAAACAACTTCCGGAAACCATCGTTCTCATGCCATGAACGCTAACAAACGTACATGGAAAGCTAACGTTCAAAAAGTTCGTATTCTTGTTAACGGAAAACCGAAAAGAGTATACGTTTCTACAAGAGCGTTAAAATCTGGTAAAGTTGAACGCGTATAA
- a CDS encoding Asp23/Gls24 family envelope stress response protein: MSIEMSTKYGQIDISNDVLAIIAGGAAVDCYGIVGMASKHQIKDGISEILRKENFSKGVVVRQVEDELHIDMYIIVSYGTKISEIAHNVQSKVKYTLSQTVGLSVESVNIFVQGVRVTNP; encoded by the coding sequence ATGTCCATTGAAATGAGTACAAAATACGGACAAATAGATATTTCTAATGATGTATTAGCAATCATTGCTGGTGGAGCAGCCGTAGATTGTTACGGGATCGTCGGTATGGCTTCAAAACATCAGATTAAAGACGGAATCAGTGAGATACTGCGTAAAGAGAACTTTTCCAAAGGAGTCGTAGTCAGACAGGTTGAAGATGAATTACATATTGATATGTATATCATTGTAAGCTACGGAACAAAAATTTCCGAAATAGCTCATAATGTTCAATCTAAGGTTAAATATACATTAAGCCAAACTGTTGGACTTTCGGTAGAATCCGTTAATATCTTTGTTCAAGGGGTTCGTGTTACGAATCCGTAA